CGTTTTAATCTCTATGCGACGTAGTTTCTTACGCTTGTCGGAGGTAGAGGATGATATGGATGTTCTGGCAGTCAAAGGCAGCAGTTGTGAGATGTGAAAGTGAACTTCACGGATGTTGATCAATGAGCAAACAGCAAGAGGTGCCGCTGATTGTATTCCGTGCCATGCATAAGAACGTAAAGGCTTGCCTGCTGAAGAGCCGGCTTCGCTGCGCTTCAACACTGGTTCTGACAGCACCATCCGGATTTTGTCCTTCTGATATTTTATTAAATGCTGATGCCGGAAATTGCATATTGATTGCTTTCATCTCAACAGGAAAATCCCATGTTTTCATCCATACGTTTAATACAGTATTTGCAACATATTTACTCATAGCAGATGTCGAGTTTCTTTCCGCCTTCATCAACAACCAGTCAACAACCCTGCAACGGCCTATGGTACTTCCACTGCATTTAAAATCTCACTGATTACATCCTCGGGCGTTACACTATCAGCTTCCGCCTCGTATGTCAGACCGATGCGATGACGCATCACATCATAGCAGATGGCACGCACATCTTCCGGAATCACATATCCCCGCCTTTTTATGAATGCATAAGCTTTTGCCGCCACGGCAATGTTGATACTGGCGCGTGGCGAACCGCCATAGCTGATCAGTGGTTTCAGTTTATCCAGTTTGTATTCTTCCGGTTTGCGGGTTGCAAAGACAATGTGGAGGATATAACGTTCAATCTTCTCATCCATATAAATTTCACGGACGGTCTTCCTCGCATTCACTATTTCCTCCTTGTTCACGACCGGATTGATGACCTTATCAGCCAGTTGCATGTTTTGCCGTATGATGAGTTGCTCCTCATCAATCTTCGGATAGTTGATCACGGCCTTGAGCATGAATCGATCTACCTGGGCTTCCGGCAACGGATACGTTCCTTCCTGTTCAATAGGATTCTGGGTAGCCAGCACCAGGAAAGGCTCGTCCAGTTTAAAGGTTTTATCGCCGATAGTCACCTGTCTTTCCTGCATCGCCTCGAGCAATGCTGACTGCACTTTTGCCGGAGCGCGGTTAATCTCATCGGCCAGCACAAAGTTGGCGAAGACCGGCCCCTTCTTCACGGCGAATTCACCGTCCTTCTGACTGTAAATCATCGTACCGATCAGATCGGCCGGCAGCAGGTCGGGCGTGAATTGAATTCTTGCGAACCTGGCATGAATGGCTGCCGCCAGCGATTTGATGGCCAGCGTTTTCGCGAGCCCCGGAACACCTTCGAGCAGGATATGTCCGTTTGACAGCAGGGCCAGCATGAGTCGTTCAATCATGTACTTCTGCCCTACGATTGTTTTGCCCAATTCGATACTCAGCAGTTCCACGAAGGCGCTTTCGCGGTTGATGCGCTCATTGAGCGAAGCGATATCAACGGTTGTATTTTGTCCGATCAGTTCCATAGTAAATTTTAACGGGGGTCAAAAATAAATGGTCAGTTCCTGATTTTTAAAACTTTAGCTTTTTCTTAAGATTTGCACTCAGCCATTGCAACGACCATCACGGCAGCAGGCATAAATTAACTGCCATGCAACATATGACGGTTAATAGGAAATCGCAGTGATGCCGAGCCGGTGAGTGACTGATGTCCTTCAAGCGACCTTTTGCAGGGCAAGCCATTTCCGGTAGCACATGGAAAAGTGCAACCCGTTCTTAATAACCAAAATCTTTCCGTTTCAACCGGCAATGAAAAGCAAAATTCTAAATATCAGCCTCGTATTCACTTCCCTTGCAGGTTACCTTGAATGGGGAAAAGACAATCATTTGTTTTTGATACAGGCAGAGATGGAAATAATTTCAAAACTCATTAGCGATCCGCTCGCTGTCGTACATCCGTTCATTCTGCTCCCATTCGCCGGTCAACTTATTCTTCTCATTACGCTATTTCAAAAAAAACCGGGCAAGCTGCTAACATTCGCCGGGCTTGGCTGTATCGGATTGTTACTGGCATTCATGTTTGTGATCGGACTGATCAGCCTGAACATAAAAATTCTTGCTTCCACCATTCCTTTTGTTTGTACGGGAATACTTGTAATTATGTATCACATAAAAAATAGTGACCGTGTTGTTAATGGCTAAAATCCTGCTGGCAGTTTTTATTTTCCCGGGCCTCCTGCGCAGCGGTGCTGATCAAAGCAACTGGATTACGGAAGAGAATAAAAATTATTCTTTCCATTATACGAAGGAAGATGCGGCTTATAAAGATGAGTACACAAGAATGATCGATGAAGGAATTCGTACCGTCAATTCTTTCTTCAAAATTCCGTTTCAGCAAAATTTTGATGTATTTGTTTATCCGGACAGGCCATCATTAGACAGTACCTGGCGGGCAGACTGGAGCATGCCGGACTTTCATTCCGAATGCTGGATGGTGGCCAGCGGCGTGGCGCAAAAACTTGATCTGCTTTCGCCGGCAACGTGGGATGCATCATCCTGCGAACATTCCTATCTTGACCGTATTAAAACACAACAACTGATAACGCATGAGCTGGTGCATGTCTTTCACGGCCAGTATAATATCAGTCCTGATTTCAGCCAAACAGACGGAATAGACTGGTTTGTAGAAGGGCTGGCTACTTATGCTTCGGGGCAATGCGATGCGGAAAGGCTTGCCGAAGTCAGGGGTGCAATCGACCGCGGCACGATTCCAGCCACACTTGATGAATACTGGAGCGGCAAGCTGAAGTACGGATTATCGGGTTCGATGGTGCAGTTTATAGATCAGCATTACGGCAGGGCGCAACTCATTTCACTTTTGCAATACCACAGTAAAATTCAGCTGCTGCAGGTGCTTCACACAACAGATATGGAGTTGATACAACAATGGGCAGAATTTATGAGGCAGCGCTGATTCCCGGCAAGTCCACCTTCTCATAATCATCTATCATATTCACATAGTGTATCGTAGCGCCATCAGGTGATTCGCGGAAATTAAGAATGAACCGCGCACCCCAGATGAGGTTTTCCTTCTTATATGCGATACGCGAATGAACATGGTTTGAAAACGTTTCATCAAAAGCCTTGAAGTAGACCAGGATCTCGATATCTTCTTTCTCCCAGTCTTCCATAGTTCTTCCAAATAA
The DNA window shown above is from Chitinophagales bacterium and carries:
- a CDS encoding AAA family ATPase is translated as MELIGQNTTVDIASLNERINRESAFVELLSIELGKTIVGQKYMIERLMLALLSNGHILLEGVPGLAKTLAIKSLAAAIHARFARIQFTPDLLPADLIGTMIYSQKDGEFAVKKGPVFANFVLADEINRAPAKVQSALLEAMQERQVTIGDKTFKLDEPFLVLATQNPIEQEGTYPLPEAQVDRFMLKAVINYPKIDEEQLIIRQNMQLADKVINPVVNKEEIVNARKTVREIYMDEKIERYILHIVFATRKPEEYKLDKLKPLISYGGSPRASINIAVAAKAYAFIKRRGYVIPEDVRAICYDVMRHRIGLTYEAEADSVTPEDVISEILNAVEVP